The uncultured Bacteroides sp. genome has a segment encoding these proteins:
- a CDS encoding MarC family protein — translation MLSGFNFQDMVSAFIVLFAVIDIIGSIPIIISLREKGRDVNAIKATLYSGALLVGFFYAGHLLLSLFRVDIESFAIAGALIIFLMALEMILDVEIFKNTGPIKEATLVPLVFPLLAGAGAFTTLLSLRAEYASINIMIALALNMVWVYVVLRLTKKIERMLGKGGIYVIRKFFGIILLAIAVKLFTANITTLIAFLQRANA, via the coding sequence ATGTTATCAGGATTTAACTTTCAGGACATGGTTAGTGCATTTATTGTGCTATTTGCAGTAATAGATATAATTGGGTCTATTCCTATAATTATTAGCCTTAGAGAAAAAGGACGTGATGTTAATGCAATAAAAGCAACTCTTTACTCAGGAGCACTTTTAGTGGGATTCTTTTATGCAGGACATCTTTTATTAAGTCTCTTCCGTGTTGACATTGAATCATTTGCAATAGCCGGTGCACTTATTATATTCCTTATGGCATTGGAAATGATTCTTGATGTGGAAATATTTAAGAATACCGGACCTATTAAAGAAGCTACACTTGTACCTCTTGTATTTCCACTATTAGCTGGAGCCGGAGCATTTACTACTTTATTATCTCTTCGGGCGGAATATGCCAGCATCAATATTATGATAGCACTGGCACTCAACATGGTTTGGGTTTATGTTGTTTTAAGGCTGACTAAAAAAATAGAAAGAATGCTTGGAAAAGGGGGCATTTATGTAATACGGAAATTTTTTGGAATAATTTTACTAGCTATAGCAGTTAAATTATTTACAGCAAATATTACCACTTTAATAGCATTCCTTCAAAGAGCTAATGCATAA
- the eno gene encoding phosphopyruvate hydratase codes for MRIEKIVGREILDSRGNPTVEVDVILESGVIGRASVPSGASTGENEAIELRDGDKKRYGGKGVHKAVENINKIIAPHLIGRSVLDQRGIDKSMIELDETKTKSRLGANAILGVSLAVAKAGAAYLDLPLYRYIGGVNTFVLPVPMMNIINGGSHSDAPIAFQEFMIRPIGAPSFKEALRMGAEVFHALKKVLKDRGLSTAVGDEGGFAPTLEGTEDALNSILAAIKAAGYLPGKDINIGLDCASSEFYHEGIYDYTKFEGAKGKKRTSAEQAAYLEELIKAFPIDSIEDGMSENDWDGWKLLTDKIGDKCQLVGDDLFVTNVDFLSKGIEKGCANSILIKVNQIGTLTETLDAIEMAHRHGYTSVTSHRSGETEDSTIADIAVATNSGQIKTGSLSRSDRMAKYNQLLRIEEELGDLAVYGYKRVK; via the coding sequence ATGAGAATAGAAAAGATTGTAGGAAGAGAGATCCTTGATTCAAGAGGTAATCCAACTGTTGAAGTTGATGTTATATTAGAATCCGGTGTTATAGGAAGAGCGTCAGTTCCTTCTGGTGCATCAACTGGTGAAAACGAAGCTATAGAATTACGCGATGGCGATAAAAAACGCTATGGAGGTAAAGGTGTACACAAAGCTGTTGAAAATATCAATAAAATAATAGCTCCCCATCTTATTGGAAGATCAGTACTCGATCAAAGAGGAATTGATAAGTCAATGATTGAACTAGATGAAACCAAAACAAAATCAAGACTTGGTGCAAATGCGATTCTGGGAGTGTCTCTCGCCGTAGCAAAAGCAGGGGCTGCTTATCTGGATCTTCCGTTATATAGATATATAGGTGGGGTAAATACTTTTGTATTACCGGTTCCTATGATGAATATTATAAATGGTGGCTCGCACTCCGATGCTCCTATTGCTTTTCAGGAATTTATGATTCGTCCTATCGGAGCTCCTTCTTTTAAAGAAGCATTAAGAATGGGCGCAGAAGTGTTCCATGCACTAAAGAAAGTTCTAAAAGATCGCGGACTTAGTACAGCTGTTGGCGACGAAGGTGGATTTGCTCCAACGCTTGAAGGAACCGAAGATGCATTGAATTCTATTCTTGCAGCAATTAAAGCAGCCGGATACCTACCCGGAAAAGATATCAATATAGGTTTAGATTGCGCATCTTCTGAGTTTTATCATGAAGGCATATACGATTATACAAAGTTTGAAGGTGCAAAAGGTAAGAAAAGAACATCTGCAGAACAGGCTGCATACCTTGAAGAACTAATAAAAGCTTTCCCAATTGACTCAATTGAAGATGGTATGAGTGAAAACGATTGGGACGGATGGAAATTATTAACTGATAAGATAGGTGATAAATGCCAACTTGTAGGCGACGATTTATTTGTGACAAATGTAGATTTTCTTTCTAAAGGCATTGAGAAAGGTTGTGCAAACTCCATCTTAATCAAGGTAAATCAGATTGGTACGCTGACAGAAACGCTGGATGCAATAGAAATGGCTCATCGTCATGGATACACATCAGTAACCTCACACCGTTCCGGTGAAACTGAAGATTCTACAATTGCAGATATTGCTGTAGCTACAAACTCAGGACAAATAAAAACAGGTTCATTAAGCCGTTCTGATCGTATGGCTAAATATAATCAACTGCTCCGTATTGAAGAAGAACTGGGTGATTTAGCTGTTTATGGATATAAACGAGTAAAATAA
- a CDS encoding glycoside hydrolase family 16 protein, translated as MQLPGNIPGYKLVWSDEFNHEGKLDSKIWSYEHGFVRNNELQWYQEDNAYCTGGVLRIEGRRESIKNPNYIEGSTEWKTKREYANYSASSVTTAGTHSWLYGRFEIRAKIPAVKGAWPAIWTLGLNKEWPLNGEVDLMEFYRINDVPSILANVAWGTNIRWTAKWDGSNKPLSHFTDNDTDWANKFHIWRMDWDKDFIRLYLDDELLNEIDLSQTINPDGFNPFHQPQYLLLNLAIGGNGGDPSQTKFPLIYEIDYVRVYKPV; from the coding sequence ATGCAATTGCCGGGAAATATTCCCGGTTACAAACTTGTGTGGAGCGATGAATTTAATCACGAAGGTAAACTCGATAGTAAAATCTGGAGCTATGAACATGGGTTTGTCAGGAACAATGAACTCCAATGGTACCAAGAAGACAATGCTTATTGCACAGGGGGAGTGCTCAGAATAGAAGGCCGACGCGAAAGCATAAAGAACCCCAATTATATTGAAGGAAGTACTGAATGGAAAACAAAACGTGAATATGCAAATTACTCAGCTTCGAGTGTAACAACTGCCGGAACCCATTCCTGGTTATACGGACGTTTTGAAATTCGTGCAAAGATTCCTGCGGTGAAAGGTGCTTGGCCGGCAATATGGACCCTGGGATTAAATAAAGAATGGCCTCTGAATGGTGAAGTCGATTTGATGGAGTTTTACCGCATTAATGATGTACCCTCTATTCTGGCAAACGTAGCTTGGGGAACAAATATTAGATGGACAGCTAAGTGGGACGGATCAAATAAACCGCTTAGTCATTTTACAGACAATGATACAGATTGGGCAAATAAATTTCATATCTGGCGTATGGATTGGGATAAGGATTTTATCCGTTTATATCTGGACGATGAATTGCTGAATGAAATAGATCTTTCACAAACAATAAACCCTGATGGGTTTAATCCTTTTCATCAACCCCAATATCTTTTATTGAATCTTGCTATCGGAGGTAATGGAGGCGATCCTTCCCAAACAAAATTCCCCCTGATTTATGAAATAGATTATGTACGGGTATATAAGCCTGTGTAG
- a CDS encoding Crp/Fnr family transcriptional regulator — METMYKTLLQMPLFQGLGEDEVTRIIGKVKLHFQKFKAGSVVRMRGYFCNDLTFLLKGELMLESTDKNNNFVIKEFQEAPSLVEFYSIFGLNANYFSTYTAETDVDLVSIDKSYILTELDKYDIFRLNFRNILSNRAQQLHDRLWQINYSCLETKMIDFLLARCERPFGKKLLKIKMEDFALIIGETRLSVSKYLNNLEKEGLIILRRTEVEIPDLYLLKLWKEKYLESLSMHEDVLDK, encoded by the coding sequence ATGGAAACTATGTATAAAACCTTACTACAAATGCCTCTTTTCCAAGGATTAGGTGAAGATGAAGTCACACGTATTATTGGTAAAGTAAAATTGCATTTTCAAAAATTTAAGGCTGGAAGTGTAGTTCGAATGAGAGGTTATTTCTGTAATGATCTCACTTTTTTATTAAAAGGTGAATTGATGCTTGAATCTACGGATAAGAATAATAACTTTGTTATTAAGGAATTTCAAGAAGCTCCTAGTCTTGTTGAATTCTATTCTATATTCGGACTCAATGCTAATTATTTTTCTACTTATACTGCAGAAACGGATGTTGATTTAGTGTCTATTGATAAATCTTATATTCTCACAGAACTTGATAAATATGATATTTTCAGGCTAAACTTCCGGAATATTCTTTCTAATAGAGCACAGCAGCTTCATGACAGACTGTGGCAGATTAACTATTCGTGTTTGGAAACAAAAATGATTGATTTCTTATTGGCTCGTTGTGAAAGGCCTTTTGGTAAAAAGTTATTAAAAATAAAGATGGAGGATTTTGCTTTAATTATTGGTGAAACCCGATTGTCTGTTTCAAAGTACCTGAATAATCTGGAGAAAGAAGGGCTGATAATTCTAAGAAGGACAGAGGTTGAAATTCCTGATTTGTATTTATTAAAATTGTGGAAAGAGAAGTACCTTGAATCTTTATCCATGCATGAAGATGTTTTGGATAAATAA
- a CDS encoding glycogen debranching enzyme N-terminal domain-containing protein, which yields MSYLRFDKTLMINLEESLPREILRTNKSGAYHCTTIVDCNTRKYHGLLVIPVPELDDENHVLLSSLDETVIQHGAEFNLGLHKYQGNNYSPNGHKYIREFDCEKVPITTYRVGGVVLTKEKIFVHHENRILIKYTLVDAHSATTLRLRPLLAFRSVRQYTHENEYANKEYQEVKNGIKTCMYQGYPELFMQFNKKNEFHFESYWYKGIEYTKEQERGYDFNEDLYIPGYFEINIKKGESIVFSAGISEASSLNMIETFDEEAADRVPRDSFYNCLKNSAHQFHNKQEDKHYILAGYPWFKCRARDMFISLPGLTLAVDEISEFESVMETAQDAILNYINDRPLNCKIYEIDDPDVLLWAVWALQQYAKTTSREQCKEKYGALLKEIIEFIRKGKHENLFLHENGLLYANGTDKAITWMNSTVNGRPVTPRTGYIIEINSLWYNALRYVADLLREGDKADSFFADSLDELAATTAQSFIETFRNEHGYLMDYVNGQNTDWSVRPNMIFTVAFDYSPLDRAQKKQILDIVTRELLTPKGLRTLSPKSIGYNPNYVGPQIQRDYAYHQGTAWPWLMGFYMEAYLRIYKMSGISFVERQLVGFEEEMTQHCISSISELYDGNPPFKGRGAVSFAMNVAEILRILKLLSKYNL from the coding sequence ATGAGTTATCTGCGATTTGACAAAACGCTCATGATTAATCTTGAAGAATCTTTACCAAGAGAAATTCTTCGGACAAATAAATCAGGAGCATATCATTGTACAACGATAGTAGATTGCAACACGAGGAAATATCATGGATTATTAGTGATTCCTGTCCCTGAACTGGATGATGAGAATCATGTTTTGCTATCGTCTTTGGATGAAACAGTCATTCAGCACGGTGCAGAGTTCAACCTTGGTTTGCACAAATATCAAGGAAACAACTATAGTCCTAATGGACATAAATATATCCGTGAATTCGATTGTGAAAAAGTCCCTATTACAACTTACCGAGTTGGTGGAGTAGTCCTCACCAAAGAAAAAATATTTGTTCACCATGAGAACAGAATATTGATAAAATATACGTTAGTAGATGCGCACTCTGCAACTACTCTTCGCCTGCGTCCGCTTCTGGCTTTTAGAAGTGTGCGACAATATACTCACGAAAACGAATATGCCAACAAAGAATATCAGGAAGTAAAAAATGGAATAAAAACTTGTATGTATCAGGGATACCCCGAATTATTCATGCAGTTTAATAAAAAAAATGAATTTCATTTTGAATCCTATTGGTATAAAGGAATAGAATATACTAAAGAGCAAGAACGAGGATATGATTTTAATGAAGACCTGTATATTCCGGGATATTTTGAAATAAACATTAAAAAAGGAGAAAGCATAGTTTTCTCTGCAGGTATATCTGAAGCTTCCAGTCTCAATATGATTGAGACATTTGATGAAGAAGCTGCCGATCGGGTTCCTCGCGACAGCTTTTACAATTGTCTAAAGAATTCCGCTCACCAGTTTCACAACAAACAGGAAGATAAACATTATATTTTAGCAGGCTACCCTTGGTTTAAATGCCGGGCCAGAGACATGTTTATATCCCTACCAGGGCTTACGCTTGCCGTTGATGAAATTTCAGAATTTGAATCGGTAATGGAAACAGCTCAGGATGCTATACTAAACTACATTAACGACCGCCCACTAAATTGCAAAATTTATGAAATAGACGATCCGGATGTTTTATTATGGGCTGTATGGGCTTTACAACAATATGCTAAGACTACTTCCAGGGAACAATGCAAAGAGAAATACGGTGCACTACTGAAAGAAATCATTGAATTTATACGTAAAGGGAAGCACGAAAATCTGTTTTTACATGAAAATGGATTATTATATGCAAACGGAACGGACAAAGCTATTACGTGGATGAATTCAACAGTCAATGGACGTCCGGTAACTCCACGAACAGGATATATCATTGAAATCAATTCATTATGGTACAATGCCCTTCGTTACGTGGCCGACTTACTGCGAGAAGGCGATAAAGCCGACTCATTCTTTGCTGACTCTCTTGACGAGTTGGCTGCAACCACAGCTCAATCTTTTATTGAGACCTTCCGGAACGAACATGGTTATCTCATGGATTATGTAAATGGACAGAATACAGATTGGAGCGTACGCCCTAATATGATATTTACCGTTGCATTTGATTACTCCCCACTTGACCGGGCACAAAAAAAACAAATACTGGATATTGTAACAAGAGAACTACTCACTCCAAAAGGACTTCGCACACTAAGCCCCAAGAGCATTGGATATAATCCCAATTATGTTGGTCCACAAATACAACGTGACTATGCATACCATCAAGGAACAGCATGGCCATGGCTGATGGGATTTTATATGGAAGCTTATTTACGGATTTATAAAATGAGTGGAATTTCATTTGTTGAGCGTCAGTTAGTTGGGTTTGAAGAAGAAATGACCCAACATTGTATTAGTTCAATATCAGAGTTATATGACGGTAACCCCCCATTCAAGGGTCGGGGAGCTGTTTCATTTGCAATGAATGTAGCAGAGATTTTACGTATTTTGAAGCTGCTTTCTAAATATAATTTATAA
- a CDS encoding two-component regulator propeller domain-containing protein, producing the protein MLNNRYNIIQKELIFLLLVIIPIFSYCQNGAIQHLKFKQLSTLNGLPTDEVQKVFQDKDGYIWVATRSGLCLYDGYQVKTYKANLYTPELFTNNDILCVADDNNNNLWIGTLDGLNILNKKTGAIRKISIPGVNNTISCLLITKDNTVWIGTDSGLCRYIPQNDSFELLDKARTGNVINTPAIKSLIEDSNGNIWIGTWSAGLYRYNPKLKRYYAYPKMNARNSAHVIYEDYKKRIWVGTWDEGLFMIENPYDMKHLRWKRFVNQKGNPNSLSDNIVYSISEDFNTHTLWVGTRSGLSITGNNNVSDSFINYLPESKQYPIINNEVNSIIRDRSGMMWIGTIGGGVCWTSTRQTHFNLYNIDSIKHELPTNSVQCLYVDDQGLVWMGIGTYGLAVYNPKTSICNYYPKIPEFAGIKGMPTVNTIVKLKRTNELWIGTYDGGIFTYKKGQTVKVLLPENTPYLKDACVSAIMEDSKGNCWIGTRSGLCIRYNNGKGYIFKTLIAGNKDLGRSTVRSICEDRDGTIWCGTGNYGVIRISGNPQKPATMKFAHYSLMNKKLNCIDALCFFKDKAGRLWLGTEGGGLNLYDREKDTFVSVNKLINLPGDVVSSIQQDSKGNLWLGTNYGLVRLHVANELKESSFRVYTTADGLQDNYFIQNSSFNKNGELFFGGYKGYNSFFPDKMADNAMKDPVVITDIKIFNQSFGTLDDELRNRISKETPGFTKRIELPYKYKNFTIEFAALAYNNSIGNKYAYKLEGFDKDWQYTDASRRFANYNNLKSGTYTFRLKATNENGVWNDAEITLEVVILPPFWATWWAYLLYILVIAFIVRFSLKAVRNRIQLRNDLKIQQVEQAKSEEVNHAKLQFFTNITHELLTPLTIISATVDDLKMVSPLHKEHYTVMQNNISRLIRLLQQILEFRKAETGNLKLKVSNDNLAAFVKKEVESFSPLMKKKKMHLSLVCDPENIFGYFDPDKLDKIVYNLLSNASKYNNEGGFVQVNLSYDSEKEYAVLTIKDNGQGIPPEKVNTLFKRFYEGDYRRFNTIGTGIGLSLTKDLVELHQGTITVESELDRGTSFCVKIPIDRSFYSDEEIDDLKIVATEGTISDLELSVQEAEKPAETKSHSLLVIEDNEELLQLMTRLLSREYNIFTAQNGKEGIAIVENEDVDLIVSDIMMPEMDGIEFCKHLKSNFETCHIPLILLTAKNKEEDRIEAYDSGADGFISKPFKLPVLHAKIKNLLKGKERVAKDFKKQLVFEAKELNYTSIDEEFLQRAIDCVYRHLDDSEFDQQQFIEEMGSSKSTLYKKLKSLTGLNTSAFIRNIRLKAACKIVEEKKRIRISELAYAVGFNDPKYFSACFKKEFGMLPSEYIERYLPESFIQETEENE; encoded by the coding sequence ATGTTAAACAACAGATACAATATAATACAAAAAGAGCTTATCTTTTTATTATTAGTGATTATTCCAATCTTTTCTTATTGTCAGAATGGAGCAATTCAGCATTTAAAGTTTAAACAGCTTTCTACGCTTAATGGCTTGCCTACTGATGAGGTGCAGAAGGTTTTTCAGGATAAAGACGGCTATATATGGGTTGCTACCCGAAGTGGTTTATGCTTGTATGACGGTTATCAGGTTAAAACCTACAAAGCTAATCTTTATACACCAGAGTTATTTACTAACAATGATATTCTTTGTGTGGCCGATGATAACAATAATAATTTATGGATTGGTACATTGGATGGACTGAACATATTGAATAAAAAAACGGGTGCTATCCGTAAAATATCCATTCCGGGAGTAAATAATACCATATCCTGCTTGCTTATAACAAAAGACAACACCGTGTGGATTGGTACTGACTCCGGTTTATGCCGGTATATTCCGCAGAACGATTCTTTTGAACTGCTTGATAAAGCCCGTACGGGAAATGTTATAAATACTCCTGCGATAAAGTCTTTGATTGAAGATTCAAATGGGAATATTTGGATTGGTACATGGTCGGCCGGACTTTACCGTTACAATCCAAAACTAAAGAGATACTATGCTTATCCTAAAATGAATGCACGCAATTCTGCGCATGTAATTTATGAAGACTATAAAAAGAGAATATGGGTAGGCACGTGGGATGAAGGGTTATTTATGATAGAGAATCCTTATGATATGAAACACTTACGATGGAAAAGGTTTGTAAATCAGAAAGGTAATCCAAATAGTTTATCTGATAATATTGTTTATTCAATCTCAGAAGATTTTAATACCCATACCCTTTGGGTAGGTACACGTAGTGGACTTAGTATCACTGGAAACAACAATGTTTCCGATAGCTTTATTAATTACTTGCCAGAGAGTAAACAGTATCCTATCATAAATAATGAAGTAAATTCTATTATTCGCGATCGTTCCGGCATGATGTGGATTGGAACAATTGGTGGAGGAGTATGTTGGACCAGTACCCGACAAACTCATTTTAATCTTTATAATATTGATTCCATAAAGCATGAATTGCCTACTAATTCTGTTCAGTGCCTTTATGTAGACGACCAAGGTTTGGTTTGGATGGGAATAGGTACTTACGGACTTGCTGTATATAATCCTAAAACCAGTATATGTAATTATTATCCTAAGATTCCTGAATTCGCTGGCATAAAAGGAATGCCTACAGTAAACACTATTGTAAAGCTGAAAAGAACCAACGAATTATGGATTGGTACTTATGATGGTGGTATCTTTACATATAAGAAAGGTCAGACAGTTAAAGTTTTGCTTCCCGAAAATACTCCATATCTGAAAGATGCCTGTGTTTCTGCCATTATGGAAGATAGTAAAGGCAATTGCTGGATAGGAACCCGCAGTGGGTTATGTATCAGATATAATAATGGGAAAGGATATATTTTTAAAACGCTGATTGCTGGCAATAAAGACTTAGGACGTTCTACCGTGCGTTCTATTTGTGAAGATAGAGATGGAACCATTTGGTGTGGTACGGGCAATTACGGTGTTATCCGTATTTCAGGAAATCCTCAGAAACCAGCAACGATGAAGTTTGCTCACTATTCTTTAATGAATAAGAAGCTGAACTGCATTGATGCTCTTTGTTTCTTTAAAGATAAAGCAGGGAGACTATGGCTTGGTACTGAAGGTGGAGGACTAAATCTGTATGACAGAGAAAAGGATACTTTTGTTTCCGTAAATAAACTGATAAATCTTCCGGGCGATGTTGTTTCCAGTATTCAACAGGATTCTAAAGGAAATCTATGGTTGGGCACAAATTACGGACTTGTAAGGTTGCATGTCGCAAATGAATTAAAAGAGTCTAGCTTCCGTGTTTATACTACTGCGGATGGATTGCAGGATAATTACTTTATTCAGAATTCTTCATTTAATAAGAATGGCGAGTTATTCTTTGGAGGCTATAAGGGATATAACAGTTTCTTTCCTGATAAAATGGCAGATAATGCGATGAAAGATCCTGTTGTTATAACAGATATTAAAATATTTAATCAATCTTTTGGAACTTTAGATGACGAACTGAGAAACCGGATATCAAAAGAAACTCCAGGATTTACTAAACGGATAGAATTGCCTTATAAATATAAGAACTTCACGATTGAGTTTGCGGCATTGGCTTATAATAATTCAATAGGAAACAAATATGCCTATAAGTTAGAGGGTTTTGATAAAGACTGGCAGTATACTGATGCCTCACGCCGTTTTGCGAACTATAATAACCTGAAGAGCGGAACTTATACTTTTCGATTAAAGGCTACAAATGAAAACGGAGTGTGGAATGATGCAGAGATAACTTTGGAGGTTGTAATTCTTCCTCCGTTCTGGGCAACGTGGTGGGCATATCTTCTTTATATACTAGTAATAGCATTCATTGTTCGCTTTTCTTTAAAAGCGGTAAGGAATCGTATACAATTGAGAAACGATTTAAAGATTCAGCAAGTGGAACAAGCTAAGTCCGAGGAGGTGAACCATGCTAAACTGCAGTTCTTTACTAATATTACTCATGAGCTTTTAACACCGTTGACTATAATTTCTGCAACGGTAGATGATCTGAAAATGGTTTCTCCTCTGCATAAAGAACATTATACTGTAATGCAGAACAATATATCGCGGCTGATCCGGTTGTTACAGCAGATTCTTGAGTTCAGAAAAGCTGAGACCGGCAACCTGAAACTGAAAGTTTCCAATGATAACTTGGCTGCCTTTGTGAAGAAGGAGGTGGAAAGTTTTAGCCCATTAATGAAAAAAAAGAAGATGCATCTCTCTCTGGTTTGTGATCCTGAAAATATTTTTGGTTATTTTGATCCCGATAAGTTGGATAAGATTGTGTATAACCTTTTGTCGAATGCTTCAAAGTATAATAATGAAGGCGGATTTGTGCAGGTAAATTTGAGCTATGACTCCGAGAAAGAATATGCGGTGCTTACAATTAAAGATAATGGTCAGGGAATTCCTCCGGAAAAGGTGAATACACTGTTCAAACGTTTCTATGAAGGCGATTATCGTCGCTTTAATACTATAGGCACAGGAATCGGACTTTCTCTGACAAAGGATCTGGTAGAATTGCATCAGGGAACTATTACTGTTGAAAGTGAACTGGATAGAGGAACCTCTTTCTGCGTTAAGATACCGATTGATCGCTCATTTTATAGTGATGAGGAGATTGATGATTTGAAGATTGTTGCCACGGAAGGAACGATATCCGATTTGGAACTCTCTGTTCAGGAAGCGGAAAAACCGGCAGAAACAAAATCTCATTCTCTGTTGGTTATAGAAGACAATGAAGAGTTGCTTCAGCTGATGACCAGATTATTGAGCCGTGAATATAATATTTTCACTGCGCAAAATGGAAAAGAAGGTATTGCTATTGTTGAGAATGAGGATGTTGATCTCATTGTTTCAGACATTATGATGCCCGAAATGGATGGTATTGAGTTTTGCAAGCACCTAAAGAGTAACTTTGAAACTTGCCATATTCCGCTCATATTGCTTACTGCAAAGAATAAGGAAGAAGATAGAATTGAGGCTTATGACTCAGGTGCCGATGGCTTTATAAGCAAACCTTTTAAACTACCGGTGCTTCACGCCAAGATAAAGAACCTGCTAAAGGGGAAAGAACGGGTAGCTAAAGACTTTAAAAAGCAGTTGGTTTTTGAAGCCAAAGAACTGAACTATACCAGTATTGATGAAGAGTTTCTGCAACGGGCTATTGACTGTGTTTACAGGCATCTTGACGATTCCGAGTTCGACCAGCAACAGTTCATTGAAGAAATGGGGTCGAGCAAATCTACATTATATAAGAAGTTGAAATCACTTACCGGACTTAACACTTCTGCTTTTATACGAAATATTCGCTTAAAAGCTGCCTGCAAAATTGTGGAAGAAAAGAAGCGTATCCGCATCTCCGAGCTTGCTTACGCTGTGGGCTTCAATGATCCAAAATATTTCAGTGCTTGCTTCAAAAAGGAATTCGGAATGCTTCCCAGTGAATACATTGAAAGATATTTGCCCGAGTCTTTTATTCAGGAGACAGAAGAGAATGAATAA
- a CDS encoding glycosyltransferase — translation MKVLMFGWEFPPHILGGLGTASYGLTKGMSKQEDMQITFCIPKPWGDEDQSFSKIIGMNSTPVVWKDVNWDYVNSRVGGYMNPQDYYDLRDHIYADFNYLHTNDLGCIEFSGKYPDNLQEEINNYSIVAGVVARQQQFDIIHSHDWLTYPAGIHAKQVSGKPLVIHVHATDFDRSRGNVNPTVYSIEKNGMDHADHIMCVSELTRQTVIHKYHQDPKKVSTVHNAVSPLSQDIMDIVPKKCAKEKIVTFLGRITMQKGPEYFVEAAAMVLHRTKNIRFVMAGNGDMMNQMIRLVAERGIADRFHFPGFMKGKQVYEVLKASDVYIMPSVSEPFGISPLEAMQVSVPTIISKQSGCAEILNNCIKTDYWDIHAMADAIYSICTNPALYEFLKVEGKKEVDDIKWENVGYLVRSIYDRVLQNYR, via the coding sequence ATGAAAGTATTAATGTTTGGATGGGAATTCCCCCCTCATATATTAGGTGGTTTAGGAACAGCTAGTTACGGATTGACAAAAGGAATGTCAAAGCAGGAAGATATGCAAATAACTTTCTGCATTCCTAAACCTTGGGGAGATGAAGATCAGAGCTTTTCGAAGATAATTGGAATGAACAGCACACCGGTTGTGTGGAAAGATGTTAATTGGGATTATGTAAATAGCCGTGTAGGCGGATATATGAATCCGCAGGATTATTATGACTTACGCGACCATATTTATGCAGATTTCAACTACTTGCACACAAACGACCTGGGTTGCATTGAGTTTTCAGGCAAATACCCTGATAACTTACAAGAGGAAATAAATAACTATTCAATAGTGGCCGGAGTTGTTGCACGTCAACAACAATTTGATATCATTCACTCACATGATTGGCTCACTTATCCTGCCGGCATTCATGCCAAACAAGTATCAGGGAAGCCTTTAGTCATTCATGTGCATGCAACAGATTTTGACCGAAGCCGGGGAAATGTAAACCCCACAGTTTACTCAATTGAGAAAAACGGAATGGATCATGCTGATCATATTATGTGCGTAAGTGAGTTAACCCGTCAAACGGTTATTCATAAATATCATCAGGATCCCAAAAAGGTATCTACCGTTCATAATGCTGTATCTCCATTATCACAGGACATTATGGATATAGTGCCAAAAAAATGTGCCAAAGAAAAGATTGTCACTTTCCTTGGAAGAATTACCATGCAGAAAGGACCCGAATATTTTGTAGAAGCAGCAGCTATGGTACTTCACAGAACAAAAAACATTCGTTTTGTGATGGCTGGTAACGGAGATATGATGAATCAGATGATCAGACTAGTAGCTGAACGAGGAATTGCAGACCGTTTTCATTTTCCGGGATTTATGAAAGGCAAACAGGTTTATGAGGTTCTCAAAGCCAGCGACGTTTATATTATGCCTTCTGTTTCTGAACCATTTGGAATCTCACCACTTGAAGCAATGCAGGTTAGCGTTCCTACAATTATCTCTAAACAATCCGGCTGTGCCGAAATTCTCAATAATTGTATCAAGACTGATTACTGGGACATTCATGCCATGGCCGATGCTATTTATTCCATCTGCACAAATCCGGCATTGTACGAGTTCTTAAAGGTAGAAGGTAAAAAAGAAGTAGATGATATTAAGTGGGAGAACGTAGGCTATTTAGTACGGTCTATTTATGATAGAGTTTTACAAAATTATAGATAA